The DNA window AAGCGCTTGCGCGCCTTGGGACGACCCGGCTTTTTCCGCTCGACGATGCGGGGATCGCGGGTCAGCATGCCGTGGGACCGCAACGTGCGCCGGCGGTCCTCATCCATCGCGAGGAGGGCGCGCGCGATGCCCAGGCGCGTGGCCTCCGCCTGGCCGGTGATGCCCCCCCCGCGGACCCGGACGGCGATGTCGTACGACGCTCGCGTCCCGGTGACGTCGAGGGGCGCCGCGACGACCGAACGGTGTCGCGGGATCGTGAAATACTCCTCGAACGGCCGGCCATTCACGTTCACGACGCCCACGCCACGCTTCATCGTGATGCGGGACACCGACTTCTTCCGGCGTCCGACCGACTGGACCTGTTCCGTTTCCGCCAACTCTCGTCTCCCTGGCAGTCCGTGTGCGCTCTGTCGTCCCTGTGCGCGCTGCCGCTATTCCGCGATCGCGTCGAAGGGGCGGGGGCGCTGAGGCGCGTGAGGATGCTCCGGCCCCGCGTACACTCTCAACTTTCCGAGCATCTGCCGCCCGAGCGTGTTCTTCGGCAGCATGCCCTTCACGGCCAGCTTGATCACCCGGTCGGGGTGCCGATCGAGCATGCGCCGGAAGGGGATGAAGCGCTCTCCGCCCATGTAGCCGGAATGCCGGAAGTATTCCTTCTGATCCGCCTTGTTCCCGGTCAGCCGGACACGCTCCGCGTTGACCACGACGACGTAGTCGCCGGTGTCGAGGTGCGTGCTGTAGATCGGCTTGTGCTTTCCGCGAAGGACGGTCGCGATCCTCGTCGCGAGCCGGCCGAGAACCTGATCCGCGGCGTCGACCACGTACCAGTCCCGTTCAA is part of the Candidatus Palauibacter polyketidifaciens genome and encodes:
- the rpsI gene encoding 30S ribosomal protein S9 is translated as MAETEQVQSVGRRKKSVSRITMKRGVGVVNVNGRPFEEYFTIPRHRSVVAAPLDVTGTRASYDIAVRVRGGGITGQAEATRLGIARALLAMDEDRRRTLRSHGMLTRDPRIVERKKPGRPKARKRFQFSKR
- the rplM gene encoding 50S ribosomal protein L13; amino-acid sequence: MKTYSVKAGEIERDWYVVDAADQVLGRLATRIATVLRGKHKPIYSTHLDTGDYVVVVNAERVRLTGNKADQKEYFRHSGYMGGERFIPFRRMLDRHPDRVIKLAVKGMLPKNTLGRQMLGKLRVYAGPEHPHAPQRPRPFDAIAE